CGCTGCGCCCCTACACCACCGCCACCGCCCAGGCCGCCGGCTGGCGCTGGGAGATCGACTTGCAGTCGCGCAGCGGCACCGGCTACGTGTACGCGTCGCGGCACTGCAGCGACGACGAGGCCGTGGCCACGCTGCAGCGCAGCCATGGCGCGCGCCAGGCCCTGGCCGAGCCGCGCCTGCTGCGCATGAAGATCGGCCGCCGCGCGCGCAGCTGGGAGAAGAACTGCCTGGCGCTCGGCCTGGCCTCGGGCTTCATCGAGCCGCTCGAATCCACCGGCATCTACCTGATCGAGTTCGCGCTGCAGCAGTTTCTCGACTACCTGCCGGGCGACGGCCCGCACGCCGCCTCGCAGGCCCGCTACAACGCCCAGGTGGGCGATCTGTACGCCGAGCTGCGCGACTTCATCGTGATGCACTACGTGCTGTCGATGCGCCGTGACACGCCCTTCTGGCGCGAGGCCACCGCGCCCGAGCGCATCAGCCCGGCGCTGGCCGACCTGCTGGCGCTGTGGGACGAGAAGCTGCCGCATGCCACCGACATCAACCGCCGCATGTCGCTGTTTGGCGCCAACAACTGGTTCTTCATCCTGGCCGGCATGAACCGCCTGCCCCGCCACGGCATCGCCCAGGCCCGCCACCTGGCCCCGGCCACCAGCGACCGCGTGCTCAAGCATGTGGCGCGCATCCGTGCCGCGGCGCTGGCGCAATCGCCCAGCATGGCCGACTACGCGCGCAAGCAGCGCGCCGCCGCCGCCAGCGTGCCGCTGGCCGCCGGCCTGGCCACCTGACCCTGCCGCGCGCGGCGCCCCGGCCCGCCCTATCATCGCGGCCCCGCACCCCCTGCCGCCGATGACCGCCCCCACCGAACCCCAAGTCGCCACGCTGGCCAACGGCGTGCGCCTGGCCTGCATCCACGCGCCGCAGGCCGAGACCACCAGCGTCAGCGTGTTCGTGCGCGCCGGCAGCGGCCACGAGAGCAAGCTCACCAGCGGCCTGTCGCACGTGGTCGAGCACATGGTGTTCAAGGGCACGGCCACGCGCGACGCGCAGCACATCAACCTCGACGCCGAACGCCTGGGCGCCGAGGTCAATGCCCACACCGACAAGGACCACACCGCCTTCCACATGCGCGGCCTGGCACGCGATGTGAGCGGCTTCATCGCGATGCTGGGCGACATCGTGCTGCAGCCCAGCTTTCCCGAGGACGAGTTCGAGCGCGAGCGCCAGGTGCTGCTGCACGAGTTCACCGAGGACGAGGACGACCCCGTCTCCACCGCCTTCAAGCTGTTCGACCATGCCAGCTGGGGCACGCACCCGCTGGCCCAGCCGGTGATCGGCACGCGGCGCAACATCGAGCGCTTCACCCGCGCCGATCTGGTGAGCCATGTGCAGCGCCAGTACGGCGGCGCCAACATCGTGGTGGCCGTGGCCGGCCCGACCCCGCTGGACACGCTGGCGCGCGACGTGCAGGCCGCTTTCGGCGCCGCGCCGGCGCTGGCGCCCAACCTCATCGCGCCGGCCAGCTTTGGCGGCGGCATCGCCAGCAAGGCCATGCCGGGCAGCAGCCAGAGCCATCTGGTGATGGGCTTTGGCGTGCCCGGCCAGCAGGCCGACGACGCCACCGCGGCGGTGGCCGCGGCGCTGTTCGGCGAAGGCATGAGCTCGCCGCTGCTGGGCGAGCTGCGCGAAAAACGCGGCCTGGTGTACTACGCCGCCGCCTCGGCCGATGTGCTGGATGCCGGCGGCCAGTTCGTCATCGAGGCCAGCACCGCCCCCGAACAGCTGGACGAATGCCTCACCGAGCTGGCGCGCCTGCTGGCACTGCAGGCCCGGCGCATCGACCCGGTGGATCTGGAGCGCGCCCACAACCAGCTGCTGGTGCGCCGCCTGCGCGCACTCGAAGAACCCGCACGCCGGCTGGAGGCCGCGGCGCTGGACCTGTTCATCCACGGCCGCGTGCGCAGCCTGGCCGAGTGGCGCGCCGGCATCGCCGCAGTGGACGGCGAGCGCGTGCGCGCCCTGTTCGAGCGCATGCTGGCCAGCGGCCCGGCGCTGGCCGTCAGCGGCAAGGTGCCGCGCGGCCTGCGCGACCGGGTGCGCACGCTGCTGGCGGCGCAGGGCCTGCGCTGCGATTGACGGCCCGACCCTCGGCACCCGGCCGCAGACGCCTGCGGTGAACCCAAGGCGTCGGCAAATCTGACAGCGGCCGTTGCATCGGTCGCACGGACGCGGCCAAGTGCTTGATTTTGATCAGGCGCGAACTGCGGGCACGGATGCTGCTGAGAGCGGCGGGCTCCCGTCGTCGGCCGCGCTGCAGCAGCGCGCCAGGCGACGGGCCCAAGCCCACCCACCAAGGAATCCGCCCATGAAGAACGCCGTTGCCGCATTTGCCCTCAGCCTGGTGGCCGCTGTCGCCGGCAGCGCGCAGGCTGCTGTCATCACCTACAACCTGCCCTTCCTGGGCGCCGGCCCGGTGAGCGGCAATGGCTTCACCACGGTGTTTGGCGGCGGCGGGTACGTGAATGCGTTCTCGATGGACAACGCGCACTCCTACCTGCAGCAGAACATCAGCGGCCTGGCCGGCCAGACGGTGACGCACGCTTCGCTGCAGTTCAACATCGGCGGCGGCCTGGCCCCGCAGCAGGTGACCGTGACCGCGTTCACCGCCACCGGCACGCTGGGCAGCCACTTCGCTGCCCCCGATGTGCTGGCCAGCCAGGTGTTCACGGTGAACGGTGCCGACCCGATGACCGCCAACGATCTGGACGTGACCAGCCTGCTGCTGCCGCGCGTGGCGGCGGGCGACACCTATTTCGCGCTGCACTTCGCGCCAGTGGACACCAGCATCAGCAGCCTGTACCTGCAGCCCTCGGGCAGCGAGAACCTGCGCCTGGTGGTCACCACGCAGGATGTGCCCGAGCCCTCGGCGCTGGCCCTGGTGGGCCTGGCCCTGGCCGGCCTGGGCGCCGTGGGCGCGCGCCGCCGCGCTGTCACGGCCGCCACCTGATCCCGCGCCTGATCCCGCGGCGGATTCCCCGCCTGATCAGGGCTGGATCAGGGCCTGCACCCGCTGCCGCAGCACCGGCAGCGTCACCTCGCCTGGCGCCAGCGGCGCACCGGCGGCCAGGCCCACCTGGCTGAACAGCCCGCGGCGGAACGGGCGCACCATGGCCCGGCCGCCGTCAATGCGCGAGAAAAACGAGCCCCACAGGTGGCTCAGGGCCACCGGCACCACCGGCACCGGCCGGCGCTCCAGGATCTTCATCAGCCCGCCCTTGAACTCGCCCAGCGTGCCGTCGCGGGTGATCGCGCCTTCGGGAAAGATGCCCAGCAGATCGCCCTCGGCCAGCACCTGGTCGGCCGCGGCCAGCGCGGCCTCGTAGGCCGCCGGGTCTTCGCTGCGCGGGGCGATGGGAATGGCCTTGGCCAGGCGGAACAGCCAGCCCAGCACCGGCACCGCGAAGATGCGGTGGTCCATCAGAAAGCGGATCGGCCGCGGGCTGGCGGCCATCAGCAGCACGGCATCGACATAGCTCACGTGGTTGCAGGCGATCAGCGCCGCACCGCTGACCGGGATGTGTTCGTCACCCGTCACCCGAAAGCGGTAGATGCAGCGCGACAGCATGAAGGCCACGAAGCGCAGCAGGTACTCGGGCACCAGCAGAAAGATGTAGAGCCCCACCGCCAGGTTGGCCAGCGCCGTGAGGCCGAAGACCTGCGGCACCGTGAAGCCGGCCGACAGCAGCGCGCCGACGATCAGGCTGCTGGCGATCATGAAGACCGCGTTGAGGATGTTGTTGGCGGCAATGATGCGCGCGCGGTGGCTGGGCGGCGAGCGCAGCTGGATCAGCGCATACATCGGCACGCTGTACAGGCCGGCAAACAGCGACAGCGCGAACAGGTCGGCCAGCACGCGCCAGTGCGCTGGCTGCGCCAGAAACGCCGACAGCGTCAGCAGCTCGGCCGGCGGCAGCGCGCGCGAGGCCAGGTACAGGTCGCCCGCGAACACGCTCATGCCGATGGCGCCCAGCGGCACCAGGCCGATCTCGACATGGCGGTGGCTGAAGGTCTCGCACAGCAGGCTGCCCACGCCGAT
The genomic region above belongs to Aquabacterium sp. OR-4 and contains:
- a CDS encoding PEP-CTERM sorting domain-containing protein; this translates as MKNAVAAFALSLVAAVAGSAQAAVITYNLPFLGAGPVSGNGFTTVFGGGGYVNAFSMDNAHSYLQQNISGLAGQTVTHASLQFNIGGGLAPQQVTVTAFTATGTLGSHFAAPDVLASQVFTVNGADPMTANDLDVTSLLLPRVAAGDTYFALHFAPVDTSISSLYLQPSGSENLRLVVTTQDVPEPSALALVGLALAGLGAVGARRRAVTAAT
- a CDS encoding MFS transporter; this translates as MHQDPQPNQFALLRQRRFAPFFWTQFLGAANDNVFKFAFTMLVTYRISVGWLPPAMAGLVIGAVFILPFLLFSATSGQIADKFDKARLTRMVKSLELAIMLIGTAGLFLKLVPVLLACIFLLGLHSTLFGPVKYAYLPQHLSERELTGGNGMIEMGTFVAILLGNVVGGVLIALPDDAWLPAAEAVALTCLALAVLGRITAQYVPATPSTEPGLAINWNPVTETWRNLQLARGNVVVYRSLLGISWMWFFGAVFLSQFPSFAKDVLHGNEHVASLLLVVFSLGIGVGSLLCETFSHRHVEIGLVPLGAIGMSVFAGDLYLASRALPPAELLTLSAFLAQPAHWRVLADLFALSLFAGLYSVPMYALIQLRSPPSHRARIIAANNILNAVFMIASSLIVGALLSAGFTVPQVFGLTALANLAVGLYIFLLVPEYLLRFVAFMLSRCIYRFRVTGDEHIPVSGAALIACNHVSYVDAVLLMAASPRPIRFLMDHRIFAVPVLGWLFRLAKAIPIAPRSEDPAAYEAALAAADQVLAEGDLLGIFPEGAITRDGTLGEFKGGLMKILERRPVPVVPVALSHLWGSFFSRIDGGRAMVRPFRRGLFSQVGLAAGAPLAPGEVTLPVLRQRVQALIQP
- a CDS encoding M16 family metallopeptidase; its protein translation is MTAPTEPQVATLANGVRLACIHAPQAETTSVSVFVRAGSGHESKLTSGLSHVVEHMVFKGTATRDAQHINLDAERLGAEVNAHTDKDHTAFHMRGLARDVSGFIAMLGDIVLQPSFPEDEFERERQVLLHEFTEDEDDPVSTAFKLFDHASWGTHPLAQPVIGTRRNIERFTRADLVSHVQRQYGGANIVVAVAGPTPLDTLARDVQAAFGAAPALAPNLIAPASFGGGIASKAMPGSSQSHLVMGFGVPGQQADDATAAVAAALFGEGMSSPLLGELREKRGLVYYAAASADVLDAGGQFVIEASTAPEQLDECLTELARLLALQARRIDPVDLERAHNQLLVRRLRALEEPARRLEAAALDLFIHGRVRSLAEWRAGIAAVDGERVRALFERMLASGPALAVSGKVPRGLRDRVRTLLAAQGLRCD
- a CDS encoding tryptophan halogenase family protein translates to MNPCKSVLVVGGGTAGWLAAAYLQRTLGGDPARPVRIDLVESPEIGTIGVGEATVPTLRQMMSLLGIPEPLLFARAEATLKNGVRFVGWRQGGDAASDRYDHPFDPPLTLDGYSTMVHWLNLKQRGLLHAPYGDCGSVQTALMDAGLSPKLMNSPNYEAPLPYGYHLDATLLAGVLREVAVSRGVHHHAARVLRAHTGDEGITGVELADGRVLKADLYVDCTGFAGLLIDQALGVPWVPYDEHLLCDRAVACPVAHGDANPALRPYTTATAQAAGWRWEIDLQSRSGTGYVYASRHCSDDEAVATLQRSHGARQALAEPRLLRMKIGRRARSWEKNCLALGLASGFIEPLESTGIYLIEFALQQFLDYLPGDGPHAASQARYNAQVGDLYAELRDFIVMHYVLSMRRDTPFWREATAPERISPALADLLALWDEKLPHATDINRRMSLFGANNWFFILAGMNRLPRHGIAQARHLAPATSDRVLKHVARIRAAALAQSPSMADYARKQRAAAASVPLAAGLAT